One Nocardia iowensis DNA window includes the following coding sequences:
- a CDS encoding MFS transporter produces the protein MSTTARLTKRVSDGRSRHEGLVLALACVGSFCVIMDATIVSVTLPALRADLGFSPAALPWAVNAYTLTFAGFLLLGGRCVDVFGRRAIMLLGLGLFTVARVAVGCTGSPVLLLAARAVQGVGGALLMPVTLAMLTATFTAPSARARALATWSAVGAAGAAAGPVLGGMLTELAGWRWVFFVLAPLGLVGVVGAVRVLPRQPKAADRPRLDVVGAVLVTAGISGVVAAIMRSAAVGWSAGSVLGPLLAGFVLLALFALHQHAVAADPLLPLDIFRVRSVRSANVVMFLLGAGFLASPVLLSLYLQDVHGYSPLLAGVGYLPVGVAMVAGARSAGGFTVRFGARRATMLCCAIGATGLAGISLSLAVDASYFWSVLVSGAVFGFGTAAAFTPLTVAATDGVPSQRSGLAAGVLNTVRQTSGAVGLAALSAIALAAGYAAAFSACTGCLVVACLVAAVSMPGRRVRAAR, from the coding sequence ATGAGCACGACGGCGCGCCTTACGAAACGGGTGAGCGACGGCCGTTCGCGCCACGAGGGACTGGTGCTGGCGTTGGCCTGCGTCGGGTCGTTCTGCGTGATCATGGACGCCACGATCGTCTCGGTCACGCTGCCCGCCCTGCGTGCCGATCTCGGGTTCTCCCCCGCCGCGCTGCCGTGGGCGGTGAACGCCTACACGCTAACCTTCGCCGGATTTCTCCTGCTCGGCGGGCGCTGTGTGGATGTGTTCGGCCGCCGCGCGATCATGCTGCTCGGGCTCGGACTTTTCACGGTCGCGCGAGTCGCGGTGGGCTGCACCGGATCTCCCGTGCTGTTGTTGGCGGCGCGGGCCGTCCAGGGAGTCGGTGGCGCGCTGTTGATGCCGGTGACGTTGGCGATGTTGACCGCCACCTTCACCGCACCGTCCGCGCGTGCCCGCGCGCTCGCGACCTGGAGTGCGGTGGGCGCGGCGGGTGCCGCGGCCGGGCCGGTGCTCGGTGGCATGCTCACCGAGCTGGCGGGATGGCGATGGGTGTTCTTCGTCTTGGCGCCGCTCGGGTTGGTCGGCGTGGTCGGGGCGGTCCGCGTGCTGCCGCGGCAGCCGAAGGCGGCTGACCGGCCACGCCTGGACGTGGTCGGCGCGGTGCTGGTCACCGCGGGCATCTCCGGTGTGGTGGCGGCGATCATGCGCTCGGCCGCCGTGGGATGGTCGGCCGGGTCGGTGCTCGGGCCGTTGCTGGCCGGTTTCGTCCTGCTCGCCTTGTTCGCGCTGCATCAGCACGCCGTGGCCGCCGATCCGCTGTTGCCGCTCGACATTTTCCGGGTGCGCTCGGTGCGCAGCGCCAATGTGGTGATGTTCCTGCTCGGTGCGGGTTTCCTGGCGAGCCCGGTGCTGCTTTCGCTGTATCTGCAAGACGTGCACGGTTATTCACCGCTGCTGGCCGGAGTGGGATATCTGCCGGTCGGCGTGGCGATGGTCGCGGGAGCTCGCTCGGCCGGTGGGTTCACCGTCCGATTCGGGGCGCGCCGCGCGACCATGCTGTGCTGCGCCATCGGTGCGACCGGCCTGGCCGGCATCAGCCTCAGTCTCGCGGTCGATGCCTCCTACTTCTGGTCCGTGCTGGTTTCGGGTGCGGTCTTCGGCTTCGGCACCGCCGCCGCGTTCACCCCACTGACCGTGGCCGCCACCGACGGTGTGCCCAGCCAACGCAGCGGCCTCGCCGCGGGCGTACTGAACACGGTGCGCCAGACCAGCGGCGCGGTCGGCCTCGCCGCACTGAGCGCCATCGCACTAGCAGCCGGGTACGCCGCCGCCTTCAGCGCGTGCACCGGCTGTCTCGTGGTCGCGTGCCTGGTCGCGGCCGTCAGCATGCCCGGTCGGCGGGTCCGAGCGGCTCGGTAG
- a CDS encoding amidase yields the protein MPQEPYPITEVARALRDGDTTSTALVEAAIALADRHDSELGIYLTRFDDQARDRARRADEELARGVDRGMLHGIPVAVKDTIADADGPTTAQSSVHDRTWGAGRDAPVVARLKRAGAIITGKTTTMEFACGIPDPNLPFPVPRNPWDPTRWAGGSSSGTANGIATGCFLGGLGSDTAGSIRMPAAFCGITGLMPTFGLVPKSGCVPLGYSLDRVGPMARTVRDCAELLRVIAGAHPSDPDSVTAPDFDSRRGDPVRDPSDLTGVRVGVVRHAHFPENADPRLTAAFDQAMAVLAARGADLAEVVLPYWHETITATLLTATCEGLAYHRTDLSRRWTDYFVASRGLLAKGALTSGADYVQAQRVRRVAQLAIGELFQRVDVVVCPTAACGAPRLDELGDDAGHQDDDRVFQLIHTPYWNGLGNPVLALPMGVGEAGLPLSLQIAGPAFGEAVILRVGEAYQRHTDWHRAQSSPSRTAVAG from the coding sequence GTGCCGCAAGAGCCGTATCCCATCACCGAGGTAGCCCGCGCTTTGCGCGACGGCGACACGACGAGCACCGCGCTGGTCGAGGCCGCGATCGCGCTGGCCGACCGGCACGACTCCGAGCTCGGCATCTACCTGACCCGATTCGACGACCAGGCCCGAGACCGGGCTCGGCGCGCCGACGAGGAACTGGCGCGCGGCGTCGATCGGGGCATGCTGCACGGCATCCCCGTCGCGGTGAAGGACACCATCGCCGACGCCGACGGTCCGACCACCGCCCAGAGTTCCGTGCACGACCGCACATGGGGCGCGGGCCGCGACGCACCGGTGGTCGCCCGGCTGAAGCGCGCGGGCGCGATCATCACCGGTAAGACCACGACGATGGAATTCGCGTGCGGGATACCGGATCCGAACCTGCCATTCCCCGTGCCGCGCAATCCATGGGACCCGACCCGCTGGGCGGGTGGTTCCAGCTCCGGCACCGCCAACGGCATCGCGACAGGCTGCTTTCTGGGCGGTCTCGGCTCGGATACGGCGGGCAGCATTCGGATGCCCGCCGCGTTCTGCGGCATCACCGGCCTGATGCCGACCTTCGGCCTGGTGCCGAAATCCGGCTGCGTACCACTGGGTTACAGCCTGGACCGGGTGGGCCCGATGGCACGGACCGTGCGCGACTGCGCGGAGCTGCTGCGGGTCATCGCCGGAGCACACCCGAGCGACCCGGACAGTGTCACCGCGCCCGACTTCGATTCCCGCCGTGGTGATCCGGTGCGGGACCCGTCCGACCTGACCGGCGTGCGGGTGGGCGTGGTGCGGCACGCACACTTTCCTGAGAACGCCGATCCGCGGCTGACAGCGGCGTTCGATCAGGCGATGGCGGTGCTCGCCGCCCGCGGTGCCGACCTGGCAGAGGTCGTCCTGCCCTACTGGCACGAGACGATCACGGCGACCTTGCTCACCGCCACCTGCGAGGGGCTCGCCTATCACCGGACGGACCTGTCCCGGCGGTGGACCGACTACTTCGTGGCGTCGCGTGGCTTGCTCGCCAAGGGTGCGCTGACATCGGGCGCGGATTACGTTCAGGCGCAACGAGTCCGGCGCGTCGCCCAGCTCGCGATCGGCGAGTTGTTCCAGCGCGTCGACGTGGTGGTCTGCCCCACGGCCGCGTGCGGCGCGCCACGGCTCGACGAACTGGGCGACGACGCAGGACATCAGGACGACGACCGCGTGTTCCAGCTGATCCACACCCCCTACTGGAACGGGCTCGGAAACCCGGTACTGGCACTGCCGATGGGCGTGGGCGAAGCGGGACTACCTCTGTCACTACAGATTGCGGGTCCCGCCTTCGGCGAAGCCGTCATCCTGCGGGTCGGCGAGGCGTACCAGCGGCACACGGACTGGCACCGAGCGCAGTCGTCCCCTTCTCGGACGGCGGTGGCGGGATGA
- a CDS encoding MerR family transcriptional regulator codes for MPTLTPIATVVQHFGIPLSTLHYWERRGLITAQRRGGRRCYDTDQLYRIDLIRQWQSTGLMSLDEIAVLLSAPSAASPDAQWRALVHAQLTALEHRMAELERARDYLHVLLTCPHRGELERCPNYRATVSLPGGLGDDELA; via the coding sequence ATGCCAACACTGACGCCGATCGCCACCGTCGTACAGCACTTCGGCATTCCGCTATCGACGCTGCACTATTGGGAACGCCGTGGGCTGATCACCGCGCAGCGCCGCGGCGGGCGGCGCTGCTACGACACCGACCAGCTCTACCGGATCGACTTGATCCGGCAATGGCAGAGCACCGGGTTGATGAGCCTGGACGAGATCGCCGTGTTGCTCAGCGCGCCCTCCGCCGCGTCGCCGGACGCGCAGTGGCGCGCGCTCGTGCACGCGCAGCTGACCGCACTCGAACACCGGATGGCCGAGCTCGAAAGGGCCCGCGACTATCTGCACGTGTTGCTTACCTGTCCGCACCGCGGCGAACTGGAACGGTGTCCGAACTACCGTGCGACGGTGTCACTTCCGGGCGGACTCGGGGACGACGAGCTCGCCTAG
- a CDS encoding MFS transporter translates to MKKLLSWSAVLCWLTVLLEGYDLVVLGAVIPTLIDQHHIGFTVASATFAATMSLVGVAIGATGSGPITDRYGRRWMLLGSIAVFSVFTAAIPLAGSVGVFAAFRLIAGLGLGACMPTALTLMAEHMPPVRRAFASTVTMTGYHVGAVLSALIALRFVPHWEPMFYLGGVAGLLLLPVVWAKLPESDAYLAAKAAPSGVQPTVLLRPVYLRATLGVWVGSFMGLLLVYGLNTWLPKLMRDAGYNMSTSLTMLLVLNVGAIIGLLTAGMLADRRGIKPTVLAWFGAAAVFLALLSVKASSSLLLNAVVLVTGIFVFSAQVLIYAYVTQAYPAGIRATALGFASGVGRLGAIFGPTITGWLIVVGAANPWGFYLFAAVAVIGLLAMSAVPRTTVDGLASVEPVAPSRPG, encoded by the coding sequence ATGAAGAAGTTGCTGTCGTGGTCGGCCGTGCTCTGCTGGCTCACCGTCCTGCTCGAGGGTTACGACCTCGTCGTGCTGGGGGCCGTCATCCCCACGCTGATCGATCAGCACCACATCGGATTCACCGTCGCCAGTGCGACATTCGCGGCAACCATGTCGCTGGTCGGGGTGGCCATCGGCGCGACGGGGTCGGGGCCGATTACCGATCGCTACGGTCGGCGTTGGATGCTACTCGGCTCGATCGCGGTGTTCTCGGTGTTCACCGCCGCCATTCCGCTGGCCGGATCGGTCGGTGTCTTCGCCGCGTTCCGGCTGATCGCCGGGCTCGGGCTCGGCGCGTGCATGCCGACCGCGCTGACCCTGATGGCCGAGCACATGCCGCCGGTCCGCCGGGCGTTCGCGAGCACGGTCACCATGACGGGCTATCACGTCGGTGCCGTGCTCTCCGCGCTGATCGCCCTTCGGTTCGTCCCGCACTGGGAGCCGATGTTCTATCTGGGCGGCGTGGCCGGACTGCTCTTACTGCCGGTGGTCTGGGCCAAGCTCCCCGAGTCCGATGCCTACTTGGCGGCCAAGGCCGCACCGAGCGGAGTTCAGCCCACCGTGCTGCTGCGGCCGGTGTATCTGCGTGCGACGCTAGGGGTTTGGGTCGGTTCGTTCATGGGATTGCTGCTCGTCTACGGCTTGAATACCTGGTTGCCGAAATTGATGCGGGACGCCGGTTACAACATGTCCACCTCGCTCACCATGCTGCTGGTGCTGAACGTCGGAGCGATCATCGGCCTGCTCACGGCCGGGATGCTCGCCGACCGGCGGGGCATCAAGCCGACGGTGCTGGCGTGGTTCGGTGCGGCGGCGGTCTTTCTCGCGCTGCTGAGCGTCAAGGCGTCCAGCAGTCTGCTGCTCAACGCGGTGGTACTCGTCACCGGCATCTTCGTCTTCTCCGCCCAGGTGCTCATCTACGCCTATGTGACTCAGGCCTACCCGGCCGGAATCCGGGCCACCGCACTGGGTTTCGCTTCCGGCGTCGGTCGCCTCGGCGCGATCTTCGGTCCGACGATCACCGGCTGGCTCATTGTCGTCGGCGCGGCGAATCCGTGGGGCTTCTATCTGTTCGCCGCCGTCGCGGTCATCGGGCTGCTCGCCATGTCCGCCGTTCCCCGTACCACTGTCGACGGCCTGGCCTCGGTCGAACCCGTCGCGCCGAGTCGCCCGGGATGA
- a CDS encoding 4-hydroxybenzoate 3-monooxygenase: MRATRTQVAIVGAGPAGLLLAHLLHRSGIESVVVDNRTYEQIAGTVRAGILEADSVRLLVDSGVSGRVLTDGYRHDGVVLRFDGVNHRIDFQELVGASVWLYPQTEVFIDLAGRRGVDGGDVRYGVADTAVEISGDRPTVTCTDSDGRAGRIEADLLVGADGSRSICRHAFPPGAREEWFREYPFAWFGFLTEAPRSHPELIYTRSEHGFALISQRTPTVQRMYFQCKPTERLADWDDDRIWAEMRRRVNGNGFVLREGPISAKSVLPFRSFVTAPMRYDRLLLAGDAAHTVPPTGAKGLNLALADAAVLAEVIVDYYAEGDADVLDRYTERVKERVWRAQHFCYWLTTMLHAVAGASPFDIERQRGELALITGSRYGAAYFAEAYTGWRQSRSV, translated from the coding sequence ATGAGGGCCACTCGCACTCAGGTCGCTATCGTCGGAGCCGGTCCGGCCGGTCTACTGCTCGCGCATCTGTTGCACCGATCCGGCATCGAGTCGGTCGTTGTCGACAACCGCACCTACGAGCAGATCGCGGGCACCGTCCGTGCGGGGATTCTCGAAGCCGATTCCGTTCGGCTGCTGGTGGATTCGGGAGTATCCGGCCGCGTGCTCACCGACGGGTATCGGCACGACGGTGTCGTGCTGCGCTTCGACGGTGTGAATCACCGGATCGACTTCCAGGAGTTGGTCGGTGCATCGGTGTGGTTGTATCCGCAGACCGAGGTGTTCATCGACCTGGCCGGGCGGCGCGGGGTCGATGGGGGAGACGTGCGGTACGGGGTGGCCGACACGGCCGTCGAGATTTCCGGCGATCGGCCGACGGTGACCTGCACGGATTCGGACGGGCGTGCGGGGCGCATCGAGGCCGACCTGCTAGTCGGTGCCGATGGCTCCCGATCGATCTGCCGCCACGCTTTTCCGCCGGGCGCTCGCGAGGAATGGTTCCGCGAATATCCGTTCGCCTGGTTCGGTTTTCTCACCGAGGCGCCGCGATCGCATCCCGAACTGATCTACACGCGCTCCGAGCACGGCTTCGCACTGATCAGCCAGCGCACTCCCACCGTGCAGCGGATGTACTTCCAATGCAAACCGACTGAGCGCCTGGCGGATTGGGACGACGACCGGATCTGGGCCGAAATGCGGCGGCGGGTCAACGGCAATGGCTTCGTCCTCCGAGAAGGCCCGATCAGCGCGAAGTCGGTGCTGCCGTTCCGCTCCTTCGTCACCGCGCCGATGCGCTATGACCGGCTGCTGCTGGCCGGTGATGCCGCGCACACGGTCCCGCCGACCGGCGCTAAGGGCCTGAACCTGGCGCTCGCCGACGCGGCGGTGCTCGCCGAGGTGATCGTCGACTACTACGCCGAGGGCGATGCGGACGTGCTCGACCGATACACCGAGCGCGTCAAGGAACGGGTGTGGCGGGCCCAGCACTTCTGCTACTGGCTGACCACGATGCTGCACGCCGTCGCCGGTGCGTCCCCCTTCGATATCGAGCGACAGCGCGGGGAGCTGGCGTTGATCACCGGATCACGTTACGGCGCAGCGTATTTCGCGGAGGCTTACACCGGCTGGCGGCAATCAAGATCCGTGTAG